One genomic window of Blastopirellula retiformator includes the following:
- a CDS encoding EboA domain-containing protein: MLFENRDSTPPTPAKLLRGWLETATDDEGLTWLDDRIAKVESGDAAALYLGFGLAPRKVGKQPLELSTLQLDLAKEVRSGWDPSTWNVGQAARTLLLLSIPSEDPGPYFEHLEKLFNAAELQESVALFQALPVLPHPELLVDRAVDGLRTNVLFIFSAIAHRNPFPEEYFSEAAWNQMVLKALFIGAELDPMVGIDRRVNPALAEMLIDYAHERRAAKRPIPVELWRMVGPFADETALEDMTAILAEGTELEQQAIALALAASATDDADEILRSKPQLAAQIEQGAITWSGICDAAYAN; the protein is encoded by the coding sequence TTGCTTTTCGAAAATCGAGACAGTACCCCGCCAACGCCTGCCAAACTGCTGCGTGGTTGGCTCGAGACGGCGACCGACGACGAGGGCCTCACTTGGCTGGATGACCGCATCGCGAAGGTCGAGTCAGGCGACGCTGCAGCGCTTTACCTCGGCTTTGGCCTAGCCCCACGCAAAGTTGGCAAGCAGCCGCTAGAGCTTTCGACGCTTCAATTGGATCTGGCGAAAGAAGTGCGCAGCGGCTGGGATCCTTCGACTTGGAACGTGGGGCAAGCGGCGCGGACGCTACTGTTGCTGTCGATCCCCAGCGAAGATCCAGGCCCGTACTTTGAGCATCTGGAAAAGTTGTTCAACGCGGCCGAACTGCAAGAGTCGGTCGCCCTGTTTCAAGCGCTGCCGGTCTTGCCCCATCCCGAACTGCTGGTCGACCGCGCGGTCGACGGCTTGCGAACCAACGTCCTGTTCATCTTCTCGGCGATCGCCCATCGCAATCCATTTCCGGAAGAGTACTTTTCGGAAGCGGCCTGGAATCAGATGGTGCTGAAGGCGCTGTTTATCGGGGCCGAGCTTGATCCGATGGTCGGCATCGATCGCCGCGTGAATCCGGCGCTGGCCGAGATGCTGATCGATTACGCCCACGAACGTCGCGCCGCCAAGCGTCCGATCCCCGTCGAGCTATGGCGGATGGTTGGACCGTTTGCCGATGAGACGGCGCTGGAAGACATGACGGCGATCCTCGCCGAAGGAACCGAACTCGAACAACAGGCGATCGCCTTGGCGTTGGCCGCCAGTGCGACCGACGACGCGGACGAGATCTTGCGGAGCAAGCCGCAACTCGCCGCCCAAATCGAACAAGGCGCCATTACCTGGAGCGGCATTTGCGATGCCGCGTATGCGAACTAA